A window of Leptospira noumeaensis contains these coding sequences:
- a CDS encoding M24 family metallopeptidase yields MLNLENIREVQNIAKKTIEHVQLQTKEGMSEEDIKILAESFMLSNGIKKFWYYNVGAFVLAGNRSLLSISGKDYVPSKVKVKNGEVITIDLSPVLNNTWGDFARTFYIGKSNNEINEALEFIKNLHLMFIDIYNHNLAISMIHNELCKKIQNNGFELLDFRNNFGHSIEEDITLRKWFDSNNNEKFSTLKFFTFEPHIKKKGSSYGIKHENIYYYDGSKLTEV; encoded by the coding sequence ATGTTAAATTTAGAAAATATAAGAGAAGTTCAAAATATTGCTAAAAAAACAATAGAACATGTTCAATTACAAACCAAAGAAGGAATGAGTGAAGAGGATATCAAAATTCTAGCTGAATCTTTCATGTTAAGTAATGGAATAAAAAAGTTTTGGTATTATAATGTTGGTGCTTTTGTTCTAGCGGGAAATAGATCCCTACTTTCAATCTCTGGAAAAGACTACGTTCCTTCTAAAGTTAAAGTCAAAAACGGAGAAGTCATTACTATTGATTTAAGTCCGGTTTTAAATAACACTTGGGGTGATTTTGCCAGAACTTTTTATATTGGTAAATCAAATAATGAGATTAACGAAGCTTTAGAATTTATAAAAAACCTTCATTTAATGTTTATCGATATTTATAATCATAATTTAGCTATTTCAATGATTCACAATGAATTATGCAAAAAAATTCAGAATAATGGTTTCGAACTTTTAGATTTTAGAAACAATTTCGGACATTCTATTGAAGAAGACATCACCTTAAGAAAATGGTTCGACTCAAATAATAATGAAAAATTCTCTACGTTAAAGTTTTTTACATTCGAACCTCATATTAAAAAGAAAGGTTCATCTTACGGGATTAAGCATGAGAATATTTATTATTATGATGGATCAAAATTAACCGAAGTATAA